The Hypomesus transpacificus isolate Combined female chromosome 3, fHypTra1, whole genome shotgun sequence genome has a window encoding:
- the nsd2 gene encoding histone-lysine N-methyltransferase NSD2 isoform X1, whose product MKSSFSTCLKKPTSPLNNLSGKSTVSLVLDGMDSKGGSLPLMPAPLNPVSMKQPGEPLAGRRARGDLGGDPALLMDKAAAQLAATLQDSVLQKMATHSHGHERLKDLTSRVLNGDQEKLPKLCPPDPPILKGADTPPQHGSPPRKGASPELKLKITQMVAKGKVARFEPCCAEGPNLAPEGLLGTADESKAGRKRRTVKAKLQTKPRLCLVPAVVSPRPHPREISAAAKVSPEQKAEVQVVFSVGDVVWTKVSGSPWWPCMVTIDPELNKHFKHKQKVNCRTGLLYHVQYFGDNPERGYMLERSMVSFRGEDQYQQLCRSKKLPTAAVFQKQPLVPRKLRAQWSLAMGQAQRAAGLPPEERLALFSFIYEADGPRLNPCVLEDLPSSPDGPEATPPAPTGPAAPNAHLKHSTSVGKRTPRPQNTEATARRGRRKLTASPLAKKAKALNSSKEEPPTQSLSQDPPITTDAQLLESQKKTKKSRLESQPPVRRGKKRSKPLPCAASIPEANTSPKKKPQPAPGDQEADPRGKPGRKPSKRALEASADEPPRKRHRGVKVAEKLKVPDSSATAKQKNTKKVRKETRKKGTNKSSLSEDILSDKPKRVRKKRQDTGLQPAPTQPKRRKAPAVPDPEVSGSEERPDSPSSSIDGTKKHTGPKKESTCQVCELSGEDVFPCEGLCCGSFHLHCLAPAPHTTNPALQTSSPALHTTSPAPMAPGKLLCSQCSSGVHVCFSCKQWEGEVRRCTVLHCGKFYHEACVRLDALTVFDNKGFRCPLHTCRSCHYACRAKPRASKGRMTRCLRCPVAYHTGDLCVAAGSQVLSPNAIVCTNHFSAKKGYSHHSHVNVSWCFVCSKGGRLLCCESCPAAFHPDCLNIAMPDGSWFCNDCRAGKKPKYRDIIWVKLGNYRWWPAEIRHPRSIPTNIQHLRHQIGEFPVFFFGSRDYFWTHQGRVFPYMEGDRSNKHQKTGIGKVFKNALLEAETRFKETKVEREAKEAQENNRKPPPYKYIKVNKPFGKVQVYTADVSEIPKCNCKPSDDKPCGFESECLNRMLMYECHPQVCPSAERCCNQDFTKRLYPETKIVKTAGKGWGLVSLRDIRKGEFVNEYVGELIDEEECRARIRHAQENDITHFYMLTIYKDRIIDAGPKGNYSRFMNHSCQPNCETQKWTVNGDTRVGLFAVCHIPAGTELTFNYNLDCLGNEKTVCRCGAPNCSGFLGDRPKSGQAEPKGGKRGKKKVKRRRTKNDGKKPSEDECFRCGDGGQLVLCDKKSCTKAYHLSCLDRIKRPFGRWDCPWHHCDVCGKTSEAFCQLCPNSFCRAHQEGALQSWPPTGQLCCQEHEDSAPPRDQQA is encoded by the exons ATGAAATCGTCGTTTTCAACATGTTTGAAAAAGCCTACTTCTCCGTTGAATAATTTATCGGGAAAATCAAcag TGAGTCTAGTGTTGGATGGGATGGATAGCAAGGGTGGATCCCTGCCTCTGATGCCTGCTCCCCTGAACCCAGTAAGCATGAAGCAGCCAGGTGAGCCCCTGGCAGGGCGCAGGGCCCGGGGAGACCTGGGGGGCGACCCTGCCCTGCTCATGGACAAAGCTGCGGCCCAGCTGGCTGCCACGCTCCAGGACAGTGTCCTGCAGAAGATGGCCACCCACAGCCACGGCCACGAGAGGCTTAAAGACCTTACCTCTCGGGTGTTGAATGGGGACCAGGAGAAGCTTCCCAAACTGtgcccccccgacccccccatcCTGAAAGGGGCTGACACGCCCCCGCAGCACGGCAGCCCCCCCCGGAAAGGTGCCTCTCCCGAGCTCAAGCTCAAGATTACCCAGATGGTAGCCAAAGGCAAGGTGGCACGCTTTGAGCCGTGCTGTGCCGAGGGGCCCAACCTGGCCCCCGAAGGCCTCCTGGGGACGGCCGACGAGTCCAAggctgggaggaagaggaggactgtGAAGGCCAAGCTTCAGACCAAACCCCGGCTCTGTCTCGTCCCCGCGGTGGTGTCTCCCAGGCCTCATCCAAGGGAAATATCTGCAGCAGCAAAG GTGTCTCCAGAGCAGAAGGCTGAGGTGCAGGTGGTGTTCTCCGTGGGAGACGTGGTGTGGACCAAGGTGTCAGGCTCCCCCTGGTGGCCCTGCATGGTCACCATCGACCCAGAACTCAACAAacatttcaaacacaaacagaaag TGAACTGCAGGACAGGACTGCTGTACCATGTCCAGTACTTTGGGGATAATCCTGAGCGTGGCTACATGTTGGAGAGGAGCATGGTGTCCTTCAGGGGAGAGGACCAGTACCAGCAGCTATGCCGGAGCAAAAAGCTGCCCACCGCTGCAGTCTTCCAGAAG CAGCCCCTGGTGCCTCGTAAGTTGCGGGCCCAGTGGAGCCTGGCGATGGGCCAGGCCCAGAGAGCGGCCGGCCTGCCTCCGGAGGAGCGGCTGGCCTTGTTCAGCTTCATCTACGAGGCCGACGGCCCCCGGCTGAACCCCTGCGTGCTGGAGGACCTGCCCTCCAGCCCGGACGGCCCCGAGGCGACTCCGCCAGCTCCCACCGGCCCTGCCGCCCCCAACGCCCACCTCAAACACAGCACTTCTGTGGGGAAGAGGACACCCCGCCCCCAAAACACAGAGGCCACAGCAAGGCGAGGTCGACGCAAGCTCACTGCTTCTCCGCTTGCAAAAAAAGCCAAGGCCTTAAACTCCTCCAAAGAAGAACCTCCAACACAGTCCCTCTCACAG GATCCACCCATAACAACCGACGCACAATTACTTGAATCTCAGAAGAAAACGAAAAAGTCCCGACTGGAATCCCAGCCGCCTGTCAGGAGGGGCAAGAAGCGGTCCAAGCCGCTGCCTTGTGCTGCCAGCATCCCAGAAGCCAACACCTCCCCCAAGAAGAAGCCCCAGCCCGCTCCAGGGGACCAGGAGGCTGACCCCAGAG gtaaGCCGGGGAGAAAGCCCTCTAAGAGAGCGCTGGAGGCATCGGCTGACGAGCCACCcaggaagagacacagaggggtCAAAGTGGCTGAAAAACTCAAG GTCCCAGACAGCTCTGCCACAGCAAAGCAGAAAAACACTAAGAAGGTCAGGAAGGAAACCAGGAAGAAGGGAACCAATAAGTCTTCACTGTCTG AGGACATCCTGTCTGACAAGCCCAAGCGCGTGAGGAAGAAGAGGCAGGATACAGGCCTCCAGCCAGCTCCCACCCAGCCCAAGAGGAGGAAGGCGCCAGCCGTTCCTGACCCCGAG GTCTCAGGCAGTGAGGAACGGcctgactctcccagctccagcATCGACGGCACCAAGAAACACACAGGGCCCAAGAAGGAGAGCACCTGCCAG GTGTGCGAGCTGTCCGGGGAAGACGTGTTCCCCTGTGAGGGTCTGTGTTGTGGGAGCTTCCACCTGCATTGCCTGGCCCCGGCCCCCCACACCACCAACCCTgccctccagacctccagccctgccctccacaccaccagccctgcccccatGGCCCCTGGCAAGCTACTGTGTTCCCAGTGCTCCTCAG gggTGCACGTGTGCTTCTCCTGTAAGcagtgggagggggaggtgcgCCGCTGCACCGTGCTGCATTGTGGGAAGTTCTACCACGAGGCCTGCGTGCGTCTGGACGCCCTCACGGTCTTTGACAACAAGGGCTTCCGCTGCCCGCTGCACACCTGCAGGAGCTGCCACTACGCCTGCCGCGCCAAGCCCCGCGCTTCCaagg GGAGAATGACGCGCTGCCTGCGCTGCCCTGTGGCCTATCACACGGGGGACCTGTGCGTGGCAGCCGGCAGCCAGGTGCTCAGCCCCAACGCCATCGTCTGCACCAACCACTTCTCTGCCAAGAAGGGCTACAGCCACCACTCCCACGTCAATGTCAGCTGGTGCTTCGTCTGCTCCAAAG GCGGCCGTTTGCTCTGCTGCGAGTCATGTCCTGCAGCATTCCACCCAGACTGCCTGAACATCGCCATGCCGGACGGGAGCTGGTTCTGCAACGACTGCCGGGCCGGGAAGAAGCCCAAGTACCGCGACATCATCTGGGTCAAGCTGGGCAACTACAG GTGGTGGCCTGCAGAGATCAGGCACCCTCGCTCCATCCCCACCAACATCCAGCACCTGCGCCACCAGATCGGAGAGTTCCCCGTCTTCTTCTTTGGCTCCAGGGACTACTTCTGGACCCACCAGGGCCGCGTCTTCCCCTACATGGAGGGCGACCGCAGCAACAAGCACCAGAAGACCGGCATCGGCAAGGTCTTCAAGAACG ctctcCTGGAGGCTGAAACTCGCTTCAAGGAGACGAAAGTGGAGCGTGAGGCCAAGGAGGCCCAGGAGAACAACAGGAAGCCACCTCCATATAAGTACATCAAG GTCAACAAACCGTTTGGCAAGGTGCAGGTGTACACGGCCGACGTGTCGGAGATCCCCAAGTGCAACTGCAAGCCCAGCGACGACAAGCCGTGCGGCTTCGAGTCCGAGTGCCTGAACCGCATGCTGATGTACGAGTGCCACCCCCAGGTGTGCCCCAGCGCCGAGCGCTGCTGCAACCAGGACTTCACCAAGCGCCTCTACCCCGAGACCAAGATCGTCAAGACCGCCGGCAAGGGCTGGGGTCTAGTCTCTCTCAGGGACATCAGGAAG GGGGAGTTTGTGAACGAGTACGTGGGCGAGCTGATCGACGAGGAGGAGTGTCGAGCCAGGATCAGACACGCCCAGGAGAATGACATCACGCACTTCTACATGCTCACCATCTACAAG GACCGCATCATTGACGCCGGGCCCAAAGGCAACTACTCGCGCTTCATGAACCacagctgccagcccaactgCGAGACCCAGAAGTGGACGGTGAACGGAGACACCAGGGTGGGGCTGTTTGCCGTGTGCCACATCCCGGCAG GCACTGAGCTCACCTTCAACTACAACCTGGATTGCCTTGGCAACGAGAAGACAGTGTGTCGCTGCGGGGCGCCCAACTGCAGCGGTTTCCTAGGCGACCGGCCCAAG AGCGGGCAGGCGGAACctaaaggagggaagagggggaagaagaAGGTGAAGAGGCGGCGGACGAAGAACGATGGGAAGAAGCCGTCTGAGGACGAGTGTTTCCGCTGTGGAGACGGAGGACAGCTGGTTCTCTGCGACAAGAAAAGCTGCACCAAGGCCTACCACTTGTCCTGCCTGGACCGCATCAAGAGGCCCTTTG GCCGCTGGGACTGCCCTTGGCACCACTGTGACGTCTGCGGGAAAACCTCTGAGGCGTTCTGCCAGCTGTGCCCCAACTCCTTCTGCAGGGCTCATCAGGAGGGGGCTCTGCAGTCCTGGCCCCCCACGGGGCAGCTCTGCTGCCAGGAGCACGAAGACTCCGCCCCGCCCAGAGACCAGCAGGCCTAG
- the nsd2 gene encoding histone-lysine N-methyltransferase NSD2 isoform X2, with amino-acid sequence MKSSFSTCLKKPTSPLNNLSGKSTVSLVLDGMDSKGGSLPLMPAPLNPVSMKQPGEPLAGRRARGDLGGDPALLMDKAAAQLAATLQDSVLQKMATHSHGHERLKDLTSRVLNGDQEKLPKLCPPDPPILKGADTPPQHGSPPRKGASPELKLKITQMVAKGKVARFEPCCAEGPNLAPEGLLGTADESKAGRKRRTVKAKLQTKPRLCLVPAVVSPRPHPREISAAAKVSPEQKAEVQVVFSVGDVVWTKVSGSPWWPCMVTIDPELNKHFKHKQKVNCRTGLLYHVQYFGDNPERGYMLERSMVSFRGEDQYQQLCRSKKLPTAAVFQKPLVPRKLRAQWSLAMGQAQRAAGLPPEERLALFSFIYEADGPRLNPCVLEDLPSSPDGPEATPPAPTGPAAPNAHLKHSTSVGKRTPRPQNTEATARRGRRKLTASPLAKKAKALNSSKEEPPTQSLSQDPPITTDAQLLESQKKTKKSRLESQPPVRRGKKRSKPLPCAASIPEANTSPKKKPQPAPGDQEADPRGKPGRKPSKRALEASADEPPRKRHRGVKVAEKLKVPDSSATAKQKNTKKVRKETRKKGTNKSSLSEDILSDKPKRVRKKRQDTGLQPAPTQPKRRKAPAVPDPEVSGSEERPDSPSSSIDGTKKHTGPKKESTCQVCELSGEDVFPCEGLCCGSFHLHCLAPAPHTTNPALQTSSPALHTTSPAPMAPGKLLCSQCSSGVHVCFSCKQWEGEVRRCTVLHCGKFYHEACVRLDALTVFDNKGFRCPLHTCRSCHYACRAKPRASKGRMTRCLRCPVAYHTGDLCVAAGSQVLSPNAIVCTNHFSAKKGYSHHSHVNVSWCFVCSKGGRLLCCESCPAAFHPDCLNIAMPDGSWFCNDCRAGKKPKYRDIIWVKLGNYRWWPAEIRHPRSIPTNIQHLRHQIGEFPVFFFGSRDYFWTHQGRVFPYMEGDRSNKHQKTGIGKVFKNALLEAETRFKETKVEREAKEAQENNRKPPPYKYIKVNKPFGKVQVYTADVSEIPKCNCKPSDDKPCGFESECLNRMLMYECHPQVCPSAERCCNQDFTKRLYPETKIVKTAGKGWGLVSLRDIRKGEFVNEYVGELIDEEECRARIRHAQENDITHFYMLTIYKDRIIDAGPKGNYSRFMNHSCQPNCETQKWTVNGDTRVGLFAVCHIPAGTELTFNYNLDCLGNEKTVCRCGAPNCSGFLGDRPKSGQAEPKGGKRGKKKVKRRRTKNDGKKPSEDECFRCGDGGQLVLCDKKSCTKAYHLSCLDRIKRPFGRWDCPWHHCDVCGKTSEAFCQLCPNSFCRAHQEGALQSWPPTGQLCCQEHEDSAPPRDQQA; translated from the exons ATGAAATCGTCGTTTTCAACATGTTTGAAAAAGCCTACTTCTCCGTTGAATAATTTATCGGGAAAATCAAcag TGAGTCTAGTGTTGGATGGGATGGATAGCAAGGGTGGATCCCTGCCTCTGATGCCTGCTCCCCTGAACCCAGTAAGCATGAAGCAGCCAGGTGAGCCCCTGGCAGGGCGCAGGGCCCGGGGAGACCTGGGGGGCGACCCTGCCCTGCTCATGGACAAAGCTGCGGCCCAGCTGGCTGCCACGCTCCAGGACAGTGTCCTGCAGAAGATGGCCACCCACAGCCACGGCCACGAGAGGCTTAAAGACCTTACCTCTCGGGTGTTGAATGGGGACCAGGAGAAGCTTCCCAAACTGtgcccccccgacccccccatcCTGAAAGGGGCTGACACGCCCCCGCAGCACGGCAGCCCCCCCCGGAAAGGTGCCTCTCCCGAGCTCAAGCTCAAGATTACCCAGATGGTAGCCAAAGGCAAGGTGGCACGCTTTGAGCCGTGCTGTGCCGAGGGGCCCAACCTGGCCCCCGAAGGCCTCCTGGGGACGGCCGACGAGTCCAAggctgggaggaagaggaggactgtGAAGGCCAAGCTTCAGACCAAACCCCGGCTCTGTCTCGTCCCCGCGGTGGTGTCTCCCAGGCCTCATCCAAGGGAAATATCTGCAGCAGCAAAG GTGTCTCCAGAGCAGAAGGCTGAGGTGCAGGTGGTGTTCTCCGTGGGAGACGTGGTGTGGACCAAGGTGTCAGGCTCCCCCTGGTGGCCCTGCATGGTCACCATCGACCCAGAACTCAACAAacatttcaaacacaaacagaaag TGAACTGCAGGACAGGACTGCTGTACCATGTCCAGTACTTTGGGGATAATCCTGAGCGTGGCTACATGTTGGAGAGGAGCATGGTGTCCTTCAGGGGAGAGGACCAGTACCAGCAGCTATGCCGGAGCAAAAAGCTGCCCACCGCTGCAGTCTTCCAGAAG CCCCTGGTGCCTCGTAAGTTGCGGGCCCAGTGGAGCCTGGCGATGGGCCAGGCCCAGAGAGCGGCCGGCCTGCCTCCGGAGGAGCGGCTGGCCTTGTTCAGCTTCATCTACGAGGCCGACGGCCCCCGGCTGAACCCCTGCGTGCTGGAGGACCTGCCCTCCAGCCCGGACGGCCCCGAGGCGACTCCGCCAGCTCCCACCGGCCCTGCCGCCCCCAACGCCCACCTCAAACACAGCACTTCTGTGGGGAAGAGGACACCCCGCCCCCAAAACACAGAGGCCACAGCAAGGCGAGGTCGACGCAAGCTCACTGCTTCTCCGCTTGCAAAAAAAGCCAAGGCCTTAAACTCCTCCAAAGAAGAACCTCCAACACAGTCCCTCTCACAG GATCCACCCATAACAACCGACGCACAATTACTTGAATCTCAGAAGAAAACGAAAAAGTCCCGACTGGAATCCCAGCCGCCTGTCAGGAGGGGCAAGAAGCGGTCCAAGCCGCTGCCTTGTGCTGCCAGCATCCCAGAAGCCAACACCTCCCCCAAGAAGAAGCCCCAGCCCGCTCCAGGGGACCAGGAGGCTGACCCCAGAG gtaaGCCGGGGAGAAAGCCCTCTAAGAGAGCGCTGGAGGCATCGGCTGACGAGCCACCcaggaagagacacagaggggtCAAAGTGGCTGAAAAACTCAAG GTCCCAGACAGCTCTGCCACAGCAAAGCAGAAAAACACTAAGAAGGTCAGGAAGGAAACCAGGAAGAAGGGAACCAATAAGTCTTCACTGTCTG AGGACATCCTGTCTGACAAGCCCAAGCGCGTGAGGAAGAAGAGGCAGGATACAGGCCTCCAGCCAGCTCCCACCCAGCCCAAGAGGAGGAAGGCGCCAGCCGTTCCTGACCCCGAG GTCTCAGGCAGTGAGGAACGGcctgactctcccagctccagcATCGACGGCACCAAGAAACACACAGGGCCCAAGAAGGAGAGCACCTGCCAG GTGTGCGAGCTGTCCGGGGAAGACGTGTTCCCCTGTGAGGGTCTGTGTTGTGGGAGCTTCCACCTGCATTGCCTGGCCCCGGCCCCCCACACCACCAACCCTgccctccagacctccagccctgccctccacaccaccagccctgcccccatGGCCCCTGGCAAGCTACTGTGTTCCCAGTGCTCCTCAG gggTGCACGTGTGCTTCTCCTGTAAGcagtgggagggggaggtgcgCCGCTGCACCGTGCTGCATTGTGGGAAGTTCTACCACGAGGCCTGCGTGCGTCTGGACGCCCTCACGGTCTTTGACAACAAGGGCTTCCGCTGCCCGCTGCACACCTGCAGGAGCTGCCACTACGCCTGCCGCGCCAAGCCCCGCGCTTCCaagg GGAGAATGACGCGCTGCCTGCGCTGCCCTGTGGCCTATCACACGGGGGACCTGTGCGTGGCAGCCGGCAGCCAGGTGCTCAGCCCCAACGCCATCGTCTGCACCAACCACTTCTCTGCCAAGAAGGGCTACAGCCACCACTCCCACGTCAATGTCAGCTGGTGCTTCGTCTGCTCCAAAG GCGGCCGTTTGCTCTGCTGCGAGTCATGTCCTGCAGCATTCCACCCAGACTGCCTGAACATCGCCATGCCGGACGGGAGCTGGTTCTGCAACGACTGCCGGGCCGGGAAGAAGCCCAAGTACCGCGACATCATCTGGGTCAAGCTGGGCAACTACAG GTGGTGGCCTGCAGAGATCAGGCACCCTCGCTCCATCCCCACCAACATCCAGCACCTGCGCCACCAGATCGGAGAGTTCCCCGTCTTCTTCTTTGGCTCCAGGGACTACTTCTGGACCCACCAGGGCCGCGTCTTCCCCTACATGGAGGGCGACCGCAGCAACAAGCACCAGAAGACCGGCATCGGCAAGGTCTTCAAGAACG ctctcCTGGAGGCTGAAACTCGCTTCAAGGAGACGAAAGTGGAGCGTGAGGCCAAGGAGGCCCAGGAGAACAACAGGAAGCCACCTCCATATAAGTACATCAAG GTCAACAAACCGTTTGGCAAGGTGCAGGTGTACACGGCCGACGTGTCGGAGATCCCCAAGTGCAACTGCAAGCCCAGCGACGACAAGCCGTGCGGCTTCGAGTCCGAGTGCCTGAACCGCATGCTGATGTACGAGTGCCACCCCCAGGTGTGCCCCAGCGCCGAGCGCTGCTGCAACCAGGACTTCACCAAGCGCCTCTACCCCGAGACCAAGATCGTCAAGACCGCCGGCAAGGGCTGGGGTCTAGTCTCTCTCAGGGACATCAGGAAG GGGGAGTTTGTGAACGAGTACGTGGGCGAGCTGATCGACGAGGAGGAGTGTCGAGCCAGGATCAGACACGCCCAGGAGAATGACATCACGCACTTCTACATGCTCACCATCTACAAG GACCGCATCATTGACGCCGGGCCCAAAGGCAACTACTCGCGCTTCATGAACCacagctgccagcccaactgCGAGACCCAGAAGTGGACGGTGAACGGAGACACCAGGGTGGGGCTGTTTGCCGTGTGCCACATCCCGGCAG GCACTGAGCTCACCTTCAACTACAACCTGGATTGCCTTGGCAACGAGAAGACAGTGTGTCGCTGCGGGGCGCCCAACTGCAGCGGTTTCCTAGGCGACCGGCCCAAG AGCGGGCAGGCGGAACctaaaggagggaagagggggaagaagaAGGTGAAGAGGCGGCGGACGAAGAACGATGGGAAGAAGCCGTCTGAGGACGAGTGTTTCCGCTGTGGAGACGGAGGACAGCTGGTTCTCTGCGACAAGAAAAGCTGCACCAAGGCCTACCACTTGTCCTGCCTGGACCGCATCAAGAGGCCCTTTG GCCGCTGGGACTGCCCTTGGCACCACTGTGACGTCTGCGGGAAAACCTCTGAGGCGTTCTGCCAGCTGTGCCCCAACTCCTTCTGCAGGGCTCATCAGGAGGGGGCTCTGCAGTCCTGGCCCCCCACGGGGCAGCTCTGCTGCCAGGAGCACGAAGACTCCGCCCCGCCCAGAGACCAGCAGGCCTAG